The Mercurialis annua linkage group LG7, ddMerAnnu1.2, whole genome shotgun sequence genome includes the window taaattttggttcggttcaatttcAAATTTGGGTTGTCTTGGGTTTTgttggtggttcaaccaaaatggttgaaccaccacgtgtgaatcaggtctcaaaagagacctgatcAAAAACTCGacctttctcgttcgagaattgtgattctcgaacgagaatcagcGTTTtaggctgagtctcgttcgagaatcaacattctcgaacgagaatgtCTCAGCTTTTGCTGGTCTCGACAGACCGTGTGAGGGGGGCAGTTTGGGACTTGATTTCACTCTTTTCCGAAGCCTTTAAAAGCCTAACTTTtaacctaatctattctccattctacaaacaaaccctagcccccATTCCCTTGCTCATTCGCTGAAAAACGAAGCTGAAAACATTatccaaagatcgctgtccggtaagCTTTCTTGTTCATCTTGATTTCAGTTTTAGCTTTAAACGTCCCTTGCTTTAATtgattcgttctccttcgtttcttgatcgaaTCCAGTTCCGTTTCGTCGATGAGATTGTAGGCACACGCCTCATCAATTCCCATCTTTGTTTTCgtcaaaacggtacgtaattctATACGTTatagtcgccgccgtttcatcgtgTATATGCGTGGTGTTATTCTGTTTTGCATTATAGTTACTGCCATCCATATGGTTATTTATTTCTGTCATTCTTGCGTGTGAATCGTGTTACGAGTGTTGTAGTTAAACCTTGGCTTACGTTTGTGATCGTTTCGAATCGCCGTTGTCGAGTTTCTTGCCGCCGTGTCTTGAGTTGTGGCTGCCGTTGATGGTGTCTTGTTGCCATGGTTTCTGTATCTAATTAGGAGTCCTTTACATAACAATTAGGTGATGTCTTAATTGTTTTAGTTGTTTAAAGGATCATGATCTAGGTTTATAATTTGGCTTTGAATTCCTTGAAGGTTGCAGCAATGGTGATGGCGGGGAAATGGTTTCTTTTTGAAATAATGATGATGATTAATAGGCTAGATTAGTCCCTTAATTGTTTTAGTTGTCTATTTGAAATCCCTCAAATATCTTTATTTAATGTTTTGTGTTGAACTTAACTTTGAAATTTGGATTTGAATTGTAAATTAGTAAAGTGTAAATGATAagtattttacaatttaaattataattactcgggtaattatattcaatttggaTTAATTGGCTGgttggctaatttgcaatttagcccctaaaagtttctaaaaacttattttggttaagttataacttttggacttctaattgatttattatttagtaaattaagaatgggaaattaatttgattttataattgagtaaagtaccatttagtccttagttggctaaagtacagtttagttcctatttggctaaagtacagtttagtccctaaacttttatagacttaaaataattaagttttggttgtaacttgggttacttgaattataagatattaaattctatttaatatagataattattttattaaagtattttaaattataaactcgggtttataaatttaataaagttttgttttgggttagactgtggtcgcccaacaagtgggaagaagcttggtagtttttaataactcggctgactcactgatatgaattttaacttgggttaaattaaattgtttaataaattacttgaattgtaatttaatatatataactatatgatttgatttctataacttgggttatagttttaatacgttttaatcttatgtgtttAATTATACATTGGCGTGTTGTTGtgtgtactagtcctatgtggtgtttagtactctttagagttagggtctgattttaattatgattttaatattttatttagacccgtcgactgttcgtacttcagaggcgaacagagttaggtgcttgtcaagtttcacgaggaatagcaagcagtgagtttatatctctatttacctctttattaagcaaatgtattattttgtatatatttatgtataagcagcttttgaactgttttcggcattgtggatttgatttggaacgtgctactcgatgggcatcatcgggactgcgtgcgcaccggtaatgattatggtattgaggtaggtttgagatacgtctcaccttagtaagggcaccggtggaagatacgtctcctgggctcactatttattaagtgatagtcggggatcggttattgagatacgtctcaccgacacgataatggatttagaattgtggttagggtttcattgataatccataatgaaaatgttttattaaacgtttttaaaggtttttaacttaataaatgtaaatggttatataaactctactcagtaaatctgaccccgttgttttcccaaattttccaggtttatgatttgagcgttggtcgatctccgtttcttcattctcggaggtttttattttattttcagaataaaagagtcgaactattttaaactcttagaccgcagtagtaatatCAGTTATTCTtgtcttagtcttttatttatattttagactattgtttgttggattggtccaactattatttttatcagctttggcatgactatagtgtttatggtatttatattatattgccatactgttggagatttTTCTGAGATAaacgtactttaaatatatattgctttatgtactgctagactaggctgaagtctcggttgcccccgagcatgtggttttatgcaggtacattgttttaaatgttataaattggttatccgcaaggctagctacgggttttggtacaaccatacccatactctagcgccggtcgcgattcataaaaatgggtcgtgacattaagaaatcatcattggatgcTTCAGTCACTTATCACTTTCTATCTGTCCGGAAAATAGATGTTTATATTACTATAAAAGAAACATAAAGTATTGCCTCACAATACATTATTATTACAATTACTCAACAAGCTTTTAGACAATTTGTAATGTCTAGACTGACTTTGTCATTGAAGTGCATACTGGACAACCACCGTCAGTCGAGTAGTCTGACCTCTCTTTATCTTGTAGGTCTTTCCAAAGAAGTTGTGATAGAAGGGAAGGATATTCTAAGAAACATTTCATAAAAGACTAGAAAACTACACAAAGGAAAGAAAAATCTTTGGAAAAGAACCAAAGGAGGATGGTTTAATGAGTTTAAATTTGCtcacaataaaaaattaatattaaaaataattattttatcaattataattttaattaattagtataaattttgattaattatagtTAAGTAGCTccacttaaataaataaatacaaattaataatttcaaaagattaatcaataaaatttaattttaatattttctttaaattgataattagaGAGGATAACACTCGCAATCTAACACTAgaatttatattatttgggtTATAGTATATCGGTATttaatagtatttatttttagtttcatGCAAATTCAGACAACCAAATCTAACATTTAATTGCATCATCATCTATTTGTtcgaacataaaaaaaaaaaaaaaaacaattttccaCCAAAACTCGACTCctcatataattaatttagatGGTTCTTTAGTTTCCCACTGATCTCCGTGATTGGCGCGTGAACTCTGTCAAAAATTTGTTAAAGAAATCACACAAACTTACTAAATTTAGCATTCATCATCATCATGTCATCATCTTCTCCACTCCATCAACAAACTCAGATCTGAATCCCCCATAATCCCATACACGCACCCTCACATTATTTCTATGAGTCGAACGCCACAAAATCTCGAGTTTCAAGAATGGTGGAACAAGCAATGCCAATCCCTCTACAGAAACAACCCCACCGACCACGTCACCACTCCACCCGCCACCTCAGCCACCCTGGACCGAGGCCACACGCGCAACGCGCGGCAGCTCTCATTTCTCTGGCGACTCAAGCTCCAGCAGCTGGCGACTTCACTCGCGTGGATGACACACGCTTTCATCCACTTCCTCCGCACTGCAAATCGGAGAATACTGACTAGTAAAGACTCGCAGTCCGATGCGACGTCGTCTAAGCTTTATAAAATCATCAGAGTGTTCTTGATTGTTGTGATATTGCTACTGTGTTTCGAGCTGGTTGCGTATTTTAAAGGGTGGCATTTGAGCGCGTCGGTGTCGGCGGGGGTAGGATCGGCATACGAAATATGGATTGAGATTAGGGGCGGTTATTTGGCGCCGCCGTTGCAGAGTTTGACGAACGTGTGTATAGTGTTGTTTATAATACAGTCAGTGGATAGGCTTGTGCTGGTGTTAGGGTTTTTCTGGATAAAATTGAGGAAATTGAAGCCGGAGATAGTATTGAAGAAGAGTGTAGATTGTTACTCTGATTATGAGAATGTGAATGGGGAAAATGTAGAGGATTATTACCCGATGGTTTTGGTTCAGATTCCTATGTGTAATGAGCGGGAGGTAAGCTCCATGTAGGTTTCTcaattcattttaactttttagtttagtttatttattagtaatttgattaattcttGATTTAATGCGATAATAGAATGCGTTTTTTCGTGAATTAATGAGCAGCATTGTCTTACTTAATCATGCTTATGTAGTAGTTTATACATGGTTTCTTGATGGCTTGTTAGGGAACTAATACTTTATTTATAATTCAGTTAGTACAGACATAATTGTGAAAGAGTATTTATCTCATAGTGCCATGTTATTTTTCCAACAAGCCAATGAGCGTTTGCGATAGAGAATCTTTAATTTTTgcttaacttattatttttcaatatttcaGTATGGCAAACGCCTCAGTTTATTGCACAAATGACGTGGCGTCTAATAATTATTCATCATAGAATTTGTAATAATATAGACAGCAAGTTGGAAGTTGATATGGCTCTGTGGattctaaaataattttctacTACTTCGAGAAATGAGTGAACGTTAATTACCAGAGAGTAATGAGGGGGAAAAGTAGAAAGAAGATAGTGTTATTAACGGCCATGagttatctttttttattagttcTTTTTAGCTTGATTGTATGAAACTATGAATATtcgttttgcttttattttagGTTGATGTTCTGATGCCTTGTAATTATCGACGATTCTTCTTTGCCTTTCAGGTATATCAACAATCAATTGCAACAGTTTGTATTCAGGATTGGCCAAAGGAGAGAATGCTTGTGCAAGTCTTAGACGATTCTGATGATTTGGATGTTCAACTGCTTATTAAGGCAGAAGTGGTAAAATGGCAACAAAGGGGTGTACACATATTGTATAGGCATCGTCTTATACGGACAGGCTACAAGGCAGGGAATCTCAAATCTGCAATGAACTGTGATTATGTGAAAGATTATGAATTTGTGGCAATCTTTGATGCAGATTTTCAGCCAGGACCTGATTTCTTGAAGAAAACTATTCCTTACTTCAAGGTAATTTCACAATCTGCATCTATTTAAGATTCTGCTTACTCTGTCTCTTAAGAAAACGAAATATGAGTTGACTTGTGGTTTTGATGGAGTTGTGTTGGGGGGCTTTGCACTCATTTTGCCGTTAATAAGGTTGTGCAGTTAGTTTGTGTGAGTGAGTAGAGCTGTTAATTGTATAAGACGTGCATTTTCTAGACTAGCCATAGTACATCTGTTTGGATAATGATCTGCTTTGAAGGCAACAATGATTGCATAAATGGTTTAATACGAAGCTTATGCAAATCATTTGAACTTATAGTCCAGAAGCTTGCATCTTCAGTATTTTATAATCTTCTCATATGGTGTAGCCAGCCTTGTTCATCACAATTTGGAGTGGAAAAAGACATCAATGACTCTTATGAAATTATGTTTATGGTTTCTAATAGTTGACCTTGATATTATTGGCCTCTAGGCTTGACCTTTTCTGGAAGGGATAGATACTGATTTGCAAGAGACAATTGTGATCAGTTTGCTGGTGCttcatatatttttcttaaattaatttttgttcaaATGGATTACATGCATAGCTTCTGTCTCTCTAGCTAATGTTCTATACAGCTTGATCTTATGAATGAAACAATAATGAACGAAGAGGGGAAGTgcagataattttttttgtatttaaatattggcttaaatgcaccaaaaatcaccaactttcgcttgtttttagtatttacataatcttttaattttgacaaaaaagtacatgaactttcaaaattttgcaattaaagacaccggcaccattttggatgtaaaactgcaccattttacattaaaacgacaccgttttggatgtaaaatagCACTATTTTTTAAAGGAAAACACACAtagtcttaattgcaaaaaattggaaaattcatgttaaatatgccaaaattaaaagtttatgttaaataccaaaaacacgcgaaagttggtgatttttggtgcatttaatcCTTAAATATTCCCATGATTTTATTTTAGACGACTtgctattatttttcaataaaaattactcAGTTGCCTTTATTAATAAGTCCAAAATAAAGAActtatacattttttaaaatattcatttgTAGGGGAATGATGACCTAGCATTGGTCCAAACAAGATGGACCTTTGTGAACAAGGATGAGAACTTGCTTACTAGACTACAGAACATAAATTTGACTTTTCATTTTGAGGTCGAGCAACAGGTCAACGGTCATTTCATTAATTTCTTTGGTTTTAATGGAACTGCTGGTGTATGGAGAATTAAAGCCCTTGAGGATTGTGGTGGGTGGCTGGAACGGACAACTGTTGAAGACATGGATATTGCTGTTCGTGCGCACCTTTGTGGATGGAAGTTTATATATCTTAATGATGTTAAGGTGAGACCTTTATTTTTACCATACCTAGGTTCTCTAGACAGATTTTCTgtagaaaaagataaaaagttgTGACACTAATTCAGTCCTGCTCTTTCAGTGCCTTTGTGAACTTCCAGAGTCCTATGAAGCATACAAGAAACAGCAGCACCGTTGGCATTCAGGTCCAATGCAGCTATTTCGGATGTGCTTTGTTGACATACTTCGATCAAAGGtaagtaaaaaatattttgtgtaTAAGCTCTATTGTTTTGTCAAGTAGAATATTGTGTTTGTTCAATATGGTTTTATAGAGTAAATCTGATATATTAAGAAGCAAAGTAGGCAAGATATTGAATGCTTTTGAAAAAAGATAAAGAATGAGATAGGAGATcattcaaaataaatggaagaaTTCGAATTCTACATGTAACTGCAAGCTTGGGTGCCTCGTAATGTAACTTACCATGGACTGCAGTTAAATGGTTCATATATCTGCATTTGGTGTAAGCTCCCTGAAATTCTAAGCCAGGTGAAAATAGACATTTGAACATGGCCTGGTTGGTGAACCAATGCTCAATGTCTTGAAGCATGGTGACTAAAATTCTTTTGTTACAGAAAAAAAcactaaactaaaaaaaatagttttccTGAGGTCGTCCTGGgaattctaaataaaattgtTGCTAAATATCTGATGTGACAGCCTGATAGAATCTATTTAATATTGTTGCTTAAATAATTCAAGTTCTATGTGATCTGTTTATGAATCTCTTAAGCAATATAGTTTTTGGATTTAGGCATCAAATTTCTAGTATGTATTAGCCCAAATTATGCCTGCAGGTTCCTTATCAAACTAAGTTTAGTTTCCATGTCGAGATCTAGTGCACTATTGGTAAAATCTACAAAGTCTTAGATTATTTTCAGAA containing:
- the LOC126655753 gene encoding probable xyloglucan glycosyltransferase 6, with the translated sequence MSRTPQNLEFQEWWNKQCQSLYRNNPTDHVTTPPATSATLDRGHTRNARQLSFLWRLKLQQLATSLAWMTHAFIHFLRTANRRILTSKDSQSDATSSKLYKIIRVFLIVVILLLCFELVAYFKGWHLSASVSAGVGSAYEIWIEIRGGYLAPPLQSLTNVCIVLFIIQSVDRLVLVLGFFWIKLRKLKPEIVLKKSVDCYSDYENVNGENVEDYYPMVLVQIPMCNEREVYQQSIATVCIQDWPKERMLVQVLDDSDDLDVQLLIKAEVVKWQQRGVHILYRHRLIRTGYKAGNLKSAMNCDYVKDYEFVAIFDADFQPGPDFLKKTIPYFKGNDDLALVQTRWTFVNKDENLLTRLQNINLTFHFEVEQQVNGHFINFFGFNGTAGVWRIKALEDCGGWLERTTVEDMDIAVRAHLCGWKFIYLNDVKCLCELPESYEAYKKQQHRWHSGPMQLFRMCFVDILRSKVSWGKKANLIFLFFLLRKVILPFYSFTLFCIILPLTMFLPEAQLPAWVVCYIPGIISILNILPAPQSFPFIVPYLLFENTMSVTKFNAMISGLFRFGSSYEWIVTKKLGRSSEADLVAFAEKETNPLANQTTSLYRSSSESGLSELNKLETTKKTIKKRTNRLYRKELALALILLTASMRSLLSAQGIHFYFLLFQGISFLVVGLDLIGEQVS